One genomic window of Helicobacter canis includes the following:
- the pseI gene encoding pseudaminic acid synthase yields the protein MLIAEISANHNQSLRLAKHTIKAAKIAGADFVKLQTYTPECLSIACDKPRFRIDSGTLWDGESLYTLYQKAHTPLEWHKELFSYARGLGVGIFSSPFSAKALELLESLECPMYKIASFEITDTPFIKLVASTKKPIIISTGIATHEEILEALQACYEAGNDDITLLLCTSSYPAPLQSAQIASMPKLARYGVKYGLSDHTQGDLCAILANALGASMIEKHFIIRRSLGGVDAEFSMEAREFQALARKLQAAHLALGSGDLASKLESNASSSGRGFARSLFVCENVRKGELLTPSNIRSIRPSGGLSPKFLPEVLGKRAARDLEKGEPLERGDFI from the coding sequence CTGCTCATCGCCGAAATCTCTGCCAATCACAACCAAAGCCTACGCCTAGCCAAGCACACCATAAAAGCCGCTAAAATCGCCGGCGCGGATTTTGTCAAGCTGCAAACCTACACCCCCGAGTGCCTAAGCATCGCTTGTGATAAGCCGCGATTCCGCATAGATTCTGGCACGCTGTGGGACGGAGAGAGTCTCTACACTCTTTATCAAAAGGCTCACACGCCCCTAGAGTGGCATAAAGAGCTTTTTAGCTATGCTAGGGGGCTTGGCGTGGGGATCTTTAGCTCGCCATTTTCTGCCAAAGCTTTGGAGCTGCTAGAGAGCCTAGAGTGTCCAATGTATAAAATCGCGAGCTTTGAGATCACCGATACGCCCTTTATCAAGCTAGTTGCCAGCACCAAAAAGCCCATCATCATCTCCACAGGCATTGCCACGCACGAAGAGATCCTAGAAGCCTTGCAAGCGTGCTATGAGGCAGGCAATGATGACATTACGCTCCTGCTTTGCACTAGCTCCTACCCAGCCCCGCTACAATCCGCCCAAATCGCCTCTATGCCAAAGCTCGCACGCTATGGGGTGAAATATGGGCTAAGTGATCACACGCAAGGGGATTTGTGCGCGATCTTGGCGAACGCACTTGGGGCTAGTATGATAGAAAAGCACTTTATCATTAGGCGGTCGCTTGGGGGAGTTGATGCGGAGTTTAGTATGGAGGCTAGGGAGTTTCAAGCCCTAGCACGCAAGCTACAAGCCGCCCATCTAGCCCTTGGCAGCGGCGATTTAGCTAGCAAGCTAGAGTCTAATGCCAGCTCTAGCGGACGGGGCTTTGCCCGCTCGCTTTTTGTGTGTGAAAATGTGCGAAAAGGAGAGCTACTCACACCTAGCAATATCCGCTCTATCCGCCCAAGCGGCGGACTCTCGCCAAAATTTCTGCCTGAAGTTTTGGGCAAAAGGGCGGCAAGAGATTTGGAGAAGGGAGAGCCGCTTGAGCGGGGGGATTTTATCTAG
- a CDS encoding DegT/DnrJ/EryC1/StrS aminotransferase family protein — MQKMEQVVFLDLKAQFSDIEKEVLSGVQEVCQSAEFVLGSAVSEFEQSFSDYIFSYESAPKPSLEQALEQRIQDLSHSTHPNRCVGVGNGTDALEIAIAALDLPPKSEILIPANAYFACVEAVLNAGMRAVIVDCEEDGSFMPKDSMITPNMRAILCVHLYGVMQDISAFEAFATKHRLKLIEDCAQAHGASDEKGRKAGSIGDIACFSFYPGKNLGAYGDGGAVVSKDISLVQKAREIANHGQKFHNGIWDKNNHYTLGRNSRLDSIQAKILHIKLPKLSQHNAHRMRCAREYCTQLERFAYLKLPSVFAQSVWHLFVVECCGLAESKRDRLLAFLRQNGIECGVHYPHALSDIATLQAHSDVTIHSSPNASRRSHNILSLPIGEHLDFSHIAYIAQVLAEFEQTL; from the coding sequence ATGCAAAAGATGGAGCAAGTTGTATTCCTTGATTTAAAGGCGCAGTTTAGCGATATAGAAAAAGAAGTCCTATCAGGCGTGCAAGAGGTATGCCAAAGCGCAGAGTTTGTGCTAGGCAGCGCGGTTAGTGAATTTGAGCAAAGCTTTAGCGATTATATATTCTCCTATGAGAGTGCGCCAAAGCCAAGCCTAGAGCAAGCCCTAGAGCAGCGCATACAAGATCTTAGCCATAGCACCCACCCCAATCGCTGTGTAGGCGTGGGCAATGGCACAGACGCGCTAGAAATCGCCATAGCAGCCCTTGATCTCCCGCCAAAAAGCGAGATCTTAATCCCAGCAAATGCGTATTTTGCCTGTGTAGAAGCGGTGCTAAATGCCGGTATGAGGGCTGTGATTGTGGATTGTGAAGAAGATGGGAGCTTTATGCCAAAGGATTCTATGATCACGCCTAATATGCGTGCGATTTTGTGCGTGCATTTGTATGGGGTTATGCAAGATATAAGCGCGTTTGAAGCATTTGCTACAAAGCATCGCTTAAAGCTTATAGAAGACTGCGCCCAAGCCCACGGCGCAAGCGATGAAAAGGGACGCAAGGCAGGGAGTATCGGCGATATTGCGTGCTTTAGCTTCTATCCGGGGAAAAATCTAGGAGCCTATGGCGATGGCGGCGCGGTAGTCTCAAAAGATATATCCCTAGTGCAAAAAGCGCGCGAGATAGCCAACCACGGACAAAAATTCCATAATGGTATATGGGATAAAAACAACCACTACACCCTAGGGCGCAACTCTAGGCTTGATAGCATTCAAGCAAAGATCCTGCATATCAAGCTCCCCAAGCTCTCCCAGCACAATGCCCATAGAATGCGCTGTGCTAGGGAGTATTGCACGCAGCTTGAGCGATTTGCTTACCTAAAGCTTCCTAGTGTGTTTGCCCAGAGTGTGTGGCATTTGTTTGTTGTAGAGTGCTGTGGGCTGGCAGAATCTAAGCGCGATAGGCTACTAGCATTTTTGCGCCAAAATGGCATAGAGTGCGGCGTGCATTATCCGCACGCATTAAGTGATATTGCGACCTTGCAAGCCCATAGCGATGTAACTATCCATAGCTCGCCTAATGCTTCAAGAAGATCGCATAATATCCTTAGCCTGCCTATTGGCGAGCATTTGGACTTTTCACATATCGCCTATATCGCACAAGTTTTAGCAGAATTTGAGCAAACACTCTAG
- the dapF gene encoding diaminopimelate epimerase, which produces MILYKYCANGNDFLVFHTLDRQGDYSELARRVCDRHNGIGADGLVALLPFSDEAIAYQWDFYNADGSRANMCGNASRCVAHYAYNLGLAPKTHRFITHSSMQAQIIKVSVQGEIVSSNLGLYRNLFALSTLPSELAQKVDSSVPKDLAATLLNPSRWHYIDTGVPHLVCFVQEWFDHSSPSLKAFMQELRIHFNANVNLAYASDEIYLATYERGVEDITLACGTGMAAVLLVGHIAYGLEGSAVLVPPSGDRLELWCESIKDSACGLESWISSPRCVNRHPSLISLRGSKNPNSSTTILESQNGFTKQAENKKVDSSNKAFLSSLRADLSAWQSTQKSTNPLESTFSHNAAQTHKADSKEKMDCHADLQSARNDSKKVDSSSKLPTLAHINELESNAYIGDMEVFLQGEVRCVAVCQTC; this is translated from the coding sequence ATGATTTTGTATAAATACTGCGCCAATGGCAATGACTTTTTAGTATTCCACACGCTTGATAGACAGGGCGATTATAGCGAGCTTGCACGCAGGGTGTGTGATCGCCATAATGGTATCGGCGCAGATGGACTTGTGGCATTACTGCCCTTTAGCGATGAGGCGATCGCTTATCAGTGGGATTTCTACAATGCCGATGGCTCGCGTGCAAATATGTGCGGCAATGCCTCTAGATGTGTAGCACACTATGCCTACAATCTAGGGCTAGCCCCTAAGACTCATCGCTTCATCACGCACTCAAGTATGCAAGCACAGATCATCAAAGTCAGCGTGCAAGGCGAGATCGTCTCTAGCAATCTTGGGCTATATCGCAATCTGTTTGCCCTAAGTACGCTGCCTAGCGAGCTAGCGCAAAAAGTGGATTCTAGTGTGCCTAAGGATTTAGCCGCGACTTTGCTAAATCCATCAAGGTGGCATTACATCGACACAGGCGTGCCGCATTTGGTGTGCTTTGTGCAAGAGTGGTTTGATCATTCTAGCCCTAGCCTCAAGGCGTTTATGCAAGAGCTTCGCATACACTTTAATGCCAATGTCAATCTCGCCTATGCAAGCGATGAAATCTATCTAGCGACCTATGAAAGAGGGGTAGAAGACATCACGCTTGCGTGTGGGACGGGTATGGCGGCGGTTTTGCTAGTGGGGCATATCGCGTATGGGCTGGAGGGGAGTGCGGTTTTGGTGCCGCCTAGTGGGGATAGGTTGGAGCTATGGTGTGAATCAATAAAGGATTCGGCTTGTGGGCTAGAATCGTGGATTTCATCGCCGCGCTGCGTCAATAGACACCCAAGTCTTATTTCCTTGCGCGGCTCGAAAAACCCCAATTCTAGCACCACAATCCTAGAATCCCAAAATGGCTTTACAAAACAAGCTGAAAACAAAAAAGTGGATTCTAGCAATAAAGCCTTTTTATCGTCATTGCGAGCCGACTTGTCGGCGTGGCAATCCACACAAAAATCTACCAACCCCCTAGAATCCACTTTTTCACACAATGCCGCACAAACACACAAAGCGGATTCTAAAGAAAAAATGGATTGCCACGCGGATTTACAATCCGCTCGCAATGACAGCAAAAAAGTGGATTCTAGTAGCAAGCTCCCCACCCTAGCCCACATCAATGAGCTAGAATCTAACGCCTATATCGGCGATATGGAAGTGTTTTTGCAAGGAGAAGTGCGGTGCGTAGCGGTCTGCCAGACTTGCTAG
- a CDS encoding group III truncated hemoglobin: MKYQEITKQGINKLMDSFYAKVRADTGELGKIFRDTIGDDDESWEKHKTKIAAFWGGIFLGEQEYRGAPLRAHLDLPPFPRELFTQWLNLFAQSVQQIFEAPCAQQILQRAQAIAARFQYVLYDMPHKES; the protein is encoded by the coding sequence ATGAAATACCAAGAAATCACCAAGCAAGGTATCAATAAACTTATGGATAGCTTTTATGCCAAAGTGCGTGCGGATACAGGCGAGCTAGGCAAGATCTTCCGCGATACTATCGGCGATGATGATGAGAGCTGGGAGAAGCATAAGACAAAAATCGCTGCATTTTGGGGCGGGATTTTCCTAGGGGAGCAGGAGTATCGCGGTGCGCCTTTGCGTGCGCATTTAGACCTGCCACCATTCCCAAGGGAGCTTTTTACCCAATGGCTCAATCTCTTTGCGCAATCTGTGCAGCAAATCTTTGAAGCCCCTTGTGCGCAGCAGATCCTGCAAAGAGCGCAAGCCATTGCCGCGCGTTTTCAATATGTCTTATACGATATGCCACATAAGGAGAGCTAA
- a CDS encoding DinB family protein — MKELLRLQGRYNQEANKKMIAVLEGLDENVLTKDMGLYYKSILGTMVHYSAGDASFFKDYFSSFCAKAPSSSKIEAMLAEPFAFKPQIIDDTSNLFAAREVLDSYILDIIENINESDFSAIKTIHFPWGAMQKPVFQFILGILTHATHHRGMIACALDILKVDNDFNGMLGI, encoded by the coding sequence ATGAAAGAGCTACTACGACTACAAGGCAGATACAATCAAGAAGCGAACAAAAAAATGATAGCCGTGCTAGAAGGGCTTGATGAAAATGTGCTTACCAAAGATATGGGGCTATACTATAAGTCAATCCTTGGGACAATGGTGCATTATAGTGCTGGGGATGCGAGTTTTTTTAAGGATTATTTTTCATCATTTTGTGCCAAAGCCCCTAGTAGCTCAAAGATTGAGGCAATGCTTGCAGAGCCATTTGCTTTCAAGCCGCAAATCATCGATGATACAAGCAATCTCTTTGCTGCAAGAGAGGTGCTAGATAGCTATATCCTAGATATTATTGAAAACATCAATGAAAGCGACTTTAGTGCCATTAAAACAATCCATTTCCCGTGGGGAGCTATGCAAAAGCCTGTGTTTCAGTTTATCCTAGGGATACTTACTCACGCCACACATCATCGCGGAATGATCGCTTGCGCGCTTGATATACTCAAAGTCGATAATGACTTTAATGGTATGCTTGGCATTTAG